A genomic region of Rhizobium sp. NXC24 contains the following coding sequences:
- a CDS encoding putative monovalent cation/H+ antiporter subunit A, protein MASVTGLTFLALCLPFLGAIIAPAAVRYLGHNAAWPLALFPALAFLHFAGFLPAIAAGQNIQDGFEWVPSLGLRFSWLLDGLSLTFALLITGIGTLIVLYSGGYLKGHEDQGRFFSFIFLFMGSMLGLVVSDSFLTLFVFWELTSITSFLLIGFDHQREAARRAALQALVVTGGGGLLLLAGLLLIWQITGAADMSGLLKTGGMLRESPLYLAALILVLGGAFTKSAQFPFHFWLPNAMEAPTPVSAYLHSATMVKAGVYLVMRLNPVMGDTTAWETILPVFGGMTLLVGTLLAIRQTDLKLKLAYTTVSSLGLLVLLTGFGSDYAVEAAALYLVAHSLFKGALFMVAGIVDHETGTRDITHLGGLRNAMPLTFAVALAAAFSMGGLPPAFGFLAKEEIYAALAQVFPWPILLAVVAIVGNALMFSIAFAVALKPFIGARVETPKHPHEAPPLLLLGPFVLAVLGLAAAMVSGFWHVYISSPMASAVGGKAMEISVSLAPHFGAPLALSALTVLIGAFIYWKLDRARFLMAVVLRKLGPGPDRGFDALISGLVRLSHAVSRFLQPGRLEIYVTVTFLCLAAMLLVPPVLHGELPVVPSWPDMQWHEAAIFLIAVIGLAAVVSARDRLTAIVSLGIQGFAVAVIFLLFGAPDLSFTQFMVETLSVVILALVMTRLRLSPADRRPPLQRLLHAALAIACGLGFGLLLLKATQTPFDLTLTAFFNHYSKLIAHGANVVNVIIVDFRGTDTLGEIAVVTITGLAILALIRIRAGGERKLAANDPDVEEVMEAERP, encoded by the coding sequence ATGGCCAGTGTCACCGGCCTGACATTCCTGGCTTTGTGTCTGCCCTTTCTCGGTGCGATCATTGCGCCTGCTGCCGTCCGCTATCTCGGCCACAACGCGGCCTGGCCGCTGGCGCTTTTCCCCGCACTCGCCTTTCTGCATTTCGCGGGTTTTCTTCCCGCTATCGCCGCCGGCCAGAATATCCAGGACGGCTTCGAGTGGGTGCCGAGCCTCGGCTTGCGCTTTTCCTGGCTGCTCGACGGCCTTTCGCTGACATTCGCGCTGCTTATCACCGGCATCGGCACACTGATCGTGCTTTATTCCGGCGGCTACCTGAAAGGACACGAAGATCAAGGCCGCTTCTTCTCCTTTATCTTCCTGTTCATGGGTTCGATGCTTGGCCTCGTCGTGTCGGACAGTTTCCTGACGCTGTTCGTTTTCTGGGAGCTGACCTCGATCACCTCCTTCCTGCTGATCGGCTTCGATCATCAGCGCGAGGCTGCGCGGCGGGCTGCCTTGCAGGCGCTGGTGGTCACCGGCGGGGGAGGGCTTCTGCTGCTCGCGGGCCTGTTGTTGATCTGGCAGATCACCGGTGCAGCGGACATGTCCGGCCTGTTGAAGACCGGTGGGATGCTGCGCGAAAGCCCGCTTTATCTTGCGGCGCTGATCTTAGTACTCGGCGGCGCCTTTACGAAATCCGCGCAATTCCCCTTCCATTTCTGGCTGCCGAACGCCATGGAGGCGCCGACGCCGGTGTCTGCCTATCTGCATTCTGCAACGATGGTGAAGGCCGGTGTCTACCTCGTGATGCGACTCAACCCCGTAATGGGTGACACAACAGCCTGGGAGACGATCCTGCCGGTTTTCGGTGGCATGACCCTGCTGGTGGGAACGCTGCTCGCCATCCGCCAGACCGATTTGAAGCTGAAGCTCGCCTATACGACGGTCTCTTCTCTCGGCTTGCTGGTATTGCTCACCGGTTTCGGTTCCGATTATGCCGTCGAGGCGGCCGCGCTCTATCTGGTGGCGCATTCGCTGTTTAAAGGCGCGCTCTTCATGGTCGCCGGCATCGTCGATCACGAGACGGGCACGCGCGACATTACCCATCTCGGCGGTTTGCGCAACGCCATGCCGTTGACCTTTGCGGTGGCGCTGGCGGCTGCATTTTCCATGGGCGGCCTGCCGCCCGCCTTCGGCTTTCTGGCTAAGGAGGAGATCTATGCCGCGTTGGCCCAAGTTTTCCCCTGGCCGATCCTTCTGGCAGTCGTTGCGATTGTCGGTAACGCGCTAATGTTCTCTATCGCCTTCGCCGTGGCGCTGAAGCCGTTTATCGGCGCGCGGGTCGAAACGCCGAAACATCCGCACGAGGCGCCGCCGCTGCTCCTGCTTGGCCCGTTTGTCCTTGCCGTTCTCGGACTAGCCGCAGCCATGGTCTCCGGCTTTTGGCACGTCTACATCTCCTCGCCGATGGCAAGTGCCGTCGGTGGCAAGGCAATGGAGATATCGGTCTCGCTCGCTCCGCATTTTGGTGCACCCTTGGCCCTGTCCGCTCTGACCGTGCTGATCGGTGCCTTCATCTATTGGAAGCTCGATCGCGCCCGCTTCCTGATGGCGGTGGTGCTGCGCAAACTCGGGCCGGGACCCGATCGCGGCTTCGATGCCCTCATCTCGGGGCTGGTGCGCCTGTCGCATGCCGTCTCCCGCTTTCTGCAGCCGGGCCGGCTGGAGATCTACGTCACCGTCACCTTCCTTTGCCTTGCCGCAATGCTGCTGGTGCCGCCGGTGCTCCATGGCGAGTTGCCGGTCGTCCCCTCATGGCCCGACATGCAGTGGCATGAGGCGGCGATTTTCCTCATCGCCGTCATTGGTCTTGCGGCCGTCGTCTCGGCGCGCGACCGGCTGACGGCGATCGTTTCGCTCGGCATTCAGGGTTTTGCCGTCGCCGTCATCTTCCTGCTCTTCGGCGCGCCGGATCTGTCTTTCACGCAGTTCATGGTCGAGACGCTCTCCGTCGTCATCCTGGCGCTGGTAATGACGCGACTGCGCCTGTCGCCCGCCGATCGCCGTCCGCCGTTGCAGAGGCTCTTGCATGCGGCGCTTGCCATCGCCTGTGGCCTCGGTTTCGGATTGCTGCTCTTGAAGGCCACGCAAACGCCTTTCGACCTGACGCTGACGGCGTTTTTCAATCATTATTCAAAGCTGATCGCCCATGGTGCCAATGTCGTCAACGTGATCATCGTCGATTTCCGCGGCACGGATACGCTCGGCGAAATCGCCGTCGTCACCATCACTGGCCTCGCCATCCTGGCGCTGATCCGCATCCGCGCCGGCGGTGAGCGCAAGCTTGCGGCCAACGACCCCGACGTGGAAGAGGTAATGGAGGCCGAGCGTCCATGA
- a CDS encoding DnaJ C-terminal domain-containing protein, translating into MSRDPYDILGVKRDAPQKDIQSAYRKLAKKLHPDLNPGDKQAEDKFKEVSAAYGILGDEDKRARFDRGEIDNTGAEQPPRSYYRDYATSEGQRGPYRNTGGFADFGDADDILSSFFSRRSRGQSGMQGQDRHYSMEVDFLDAINGAKKQISLPDGPALDVQIPPGTRDGQTLRLRGKGDPGFGGGASGDALIEVHVRPHRFFVRDGNDIRLELPISLAEAVLGGKIRVPTPSGPVTVTLQPNSNTGKVLRLKGKGAPVPGKENGDAYVSLKIVLPDAPDADLAAFVSEWQAGKTHDPRKTMGG; encoded by the coding sequence ATGAGCCGTGATCCCTATGATATTCTGGGCGTAAAACGGGACGCCCCGCAAAAAGACATTCAAAGCGCCTATCGCAAGCTTGCGAAAAAGCTACATCCCGATCTGAACCCCGGCGATAAGCAAGCCGAGGATAAATTCAAGGAAGTCTCCGCGGCTTACGGCATCCTCGGCGACGAGGACAAGCGCGCGCGCTTTGACCGCGGCGAGATCGACAATACCGGCGCGGAGCAGCCGCCACGTAGCTATTATCGCGATTACGCGACGAGCGAGGGCCAGCGCGGCCCCTATCGCAACACGGGTGGTTTCGCCGATTTCGGCGATGCCGACGATATACTTTCCAGTTTCTTCTCACGTCGCAGCCGAGGCCAATCGGGAATGCAAGGTCAGGATCGCCACTACTCCATGGAGGTCGACTTTCTCGACGCCATCAACGGCGCGAAAAAGCAGATCAGCCTGCCGGACGGACCGGCGCTCGACGTGCAGATACCGCCGGGAACCCGCGACGGGCAGACACTGCGCCTGCGCGGCAAGGGCGATCCCGGTTTTGGCGGCGGCGCCTCCGGGGATGCGCTGATCGAGGTGCATGTACGCCCGCATCGTTTCTTCGTTCGCGACGGCAACGATATCAGACTTGAATTGCCGATTTCGCTTGCGGAGGCGGTGCTTGGCGGCAAAATCCGTGTGCCCACGCCTTCCGGGCCGGTCACGGTGACCCTTCAGCCGAACTCCAACACGGGCAAGGTTCTGCGGCTGAAAGGCAAAGGTGCGCCGGTGCCTGGCAAGGAAAACGGCGACGCCTATGTTTCGTTGAAGATCGTCCTGCCGGATGCGCCGGATGCGGACCTTGCGGCCTTTGTTTCCGAATGGCAGGCCGGCAAGACGCATGATCCCAGAAAGACCATGGGAGGCTGA
- a CDS encoding Na(+)/H(+) antiporter subunit B produces the protein MNTVIFRTAAPFLTALMLLFSVFVLLRGHNEPGGGFIGGLIAASALAIYGIACGVTAVRRAIIFHPLTIASFGLLASTVAGLLSVFSRVPFMTGLWIYPHLFGVEVPLSSVMLFDAGVYLVVVGAITSIALALEEREAE, from the coding sequence ATGAACACCGTCATCTTCCGTACCGCCGCGCCTTTCCTGACCGCTTTGATGCTGCTCTTCTCCGTCTTCGTGCTGCTGCGCGGCCACAATGAGCCCGGCGGAGGCTTCATCGGCGGATTGATCGCGGCCTCCGCGCTGGCGATTTATGGCATTGCCTGCGGTGTGACGGCGGTGCGCCGGGCCATTATCTTCCATCCGTTGACGATTGCCAGTTTCGGCCTGCTGGCCTCGACGGTTGCCGGGTTGCTGTCGGTCTTCTCTCGCGTGCCTTTCATGACCGGGCTCTGGATCTATCCGCATCTCTTTGGCGTCGAGGTGCCGCTCTCGAGCGTCATGCTGTTCGATGCCGGCGTCTATCTGGTCGTCGTCGGCGCCATCACCTCGATCGCGCTGGCGCTCGAAGAGCGGGAGGCGGAGTGA
- a CDS encoding FAD-dependent oxidoreductase: protein MQIAVVGAGIVGASIAYHLARRGARVHLFDEGPAPAAGVTGKAFGWVNLINGDPTANYANYRIWREAITEYQRLKAALPKALQHARTGSLIWHRTAAETEALVREHKAAGATVELVDAKTIAWWEPELREVPECAAFSPDDLALDPAQLARTFVDAAIAFGAKADFDQRIVALETSDSRITGVRTAGQVVSADVVVLAAGTSVDALISPLGLAIGVESSPAVLMQFSADRRFLNRISSRAGFGNSSAA, encoded by the coding sequence ATGCAGATAGCCGTCGTCGGCGCAGGGATTGTTGGGGCATCCATAGCCTATCACCTGGCACGCCGCGGGGCGCGAGTGCATTTGTTTGACGAGGGCCCGGCACCAGCCGCGGGCGTCACCGGCAAGGCCTTCGGCTGGGTCAACCTCATCAATGGCGACCCGACGGCAAATTACGCGAATTATCGCATCTGGCGCGAGGCGATCACTGAATATCAACGTTTGAAGGCCGCCCTTCCGAAGGCCCTGCAGCATGCGCGGACGGGTTCTCTGATTTGGCATCGGACGGCGGCGGAGACGGAGGCGTTGGTACGGGAGCATAAGGCTGCGGGTGCAACGGTTGAACTGGTGGATGCCAAGACGATCGCCTGGTGGGAGCCGGAGCTTCGCGAGGTGCCGGAATGCGCCGCCTTTTCTCCCGACGATCTCGCGCTGGATCCGGCACAGCTCGCGCGGACATTTGTAGACGCCGCGATCGCTTTCGGCGCTAAGGCGGATTTCGATCAGAGGATCGTCGCGCTCGAAACATCTGACAGCCGGATCACCGGTGTTCGGACGGCAGGGCAGGTCGTTTCGGCGGATGTCGTCGTGCTGGCTGCCGGCACATCGGTCGATGCGCTGATTTCGCCCTTGGGACTGGCGATCGGCGTCGAAAGCTCGCCCGCCGTGCTGATGCAATTTTCCGCTGACCGGCGCTTCCTCAATCGTATTTCTTCGCGGGCCGGGTTTGGAAATTCGTCAGCGGCCTGA
- the msrB gene encoding peptide-methionine (R)-S-oxide reductase MsrB, with protein sequence MSATMTGPKIEKTDAEWREQLTPEQYRITRQHGTERAFTGPYWDSFETGLYRCVCCNAPLFRSDTKFDAGCGWPSYFETVSPEAVKEYRDESYGMVRTEIRCGACEAHLGHVFPDGPPPTGLRYCINGHAMVFEAGK encoded by the coding sequence ATGTCTGCTACGATGACAGGGCCTAAAATCGAGAAGACCGATGCCGAATGGCGGGAACAACTGACGCCGGAGCAATATCGCATCACCCGGCAGCATGGCACCGAGCGCGCCTTTACGGGACCCTACTGGGACTCATTCGAAACCGGCCTCTACCGCTGCGTCTGCTGCAACGCACCACTTTTCCGCTCGGACACGAAATTCGATGCCGGCTGCGGCTGGCCGAGCTATTTCGAAACGGTTTCGCCGGAGGCGGTGAAGGAATATCGCGACGAGTCCTATGGCATGGTGCGCACGGAAATCCGCTGCGGCGCCTGCGAAGCCCATCTCGGGCATGTCTTCCCCGACGGCCCGCCACCCACCGGACTGCGCTATTGCATCAACGGTCACGCCATGGTGTTCGAGGCAGGGAAATAG
- a CDS encoding FAD-dependent oxidoreductase gives MEIRQRPDHSLVSAASCRSGAEEEAPLAIGHRVLDVMRRKLALPDGVELRQAAVGYRPVFADGFPRLGFLPGVDGAYVAVAHPGVILAPLLGRLTMEEIVEGQRSTLVPGFSAGVFHGS, from the coding sequence TTGGAAATTCGTCAGCGGCCTGACCATTCGCTGGTCTCCGCCGCAAGCTGCAGGAGCGGCGCCGAAGAGGAGGCGCCGCTGGCGATCGGACATCGGGTGCTCGACGTGATGAGACGAAAGCTCGCTCTGCCCGATGGTGTCGAACTGCGGCAGGCAGCCGTTGGCTACCGCCCGGTCTTCGCCGATGGGTTTCCGAGGCTCGGCTTCTTGCCGGGCGTCGATGGCGCCTATGTCGCTGTCGCCCATCCCGGCGTCATCCTGGCGCCCTTGCTCGGCCGGTTGACGATGGAAGAGATCGTTGAGGGACAGCGATCGACGCTTGTACCGGGATTTAGCGCGGGCGTTTTTCACGGCAGCTAA
- a CDS encoding AI-2E family transporter, with the protein MDIANGIRKQARRLGATSERRSSAWVDALRADTEQLDNGSSAPVEKDALDIASAWALIGIFLVLALAGVYMMSIILIPVTLAVVVGMILGLAAEKLSKLGVPRVLNAVLLSSAVALVIFLIINSLAGPMATLAQEGPNVFQRTVDRLMPYLEQIKWLHITPQTFESGPMSINVLLENTGNVLHLLAASLTPAIVQGLLFFAALLLFLAGRISLRKTIIMTFSTRASRLTAIRIINAVEQVLGFYFATASLIYVGLGVVMTVIAYIGGMGTPILWGIFAFLSSFVPFVGITTITTALAIAGIITHDDIIFGLLPAAAFFSVHLTVENLVFPAVMGRQWELNPFIVFLAIIFWTWMWGAVGAMLALPLSLIVMTVVNELFFEEKVQPQLPQ; encoded by the coding sequence ATGGATATCGCCAACGGCATACGCAAACAGGCGCGCAGATTGGGAGCGACGAGCGAAAGGCGTTCCAGCGCCTGGGTGGATGCGTTGCGAGCGGACACCGAGCAGTTGGACAACGGCTCGTCAGCACCCGTCGAGAAGGACGCGCTGGATATTGCCTCCGCCTGGGCTCTCATCGGCATATTCCTTGTGCTGGCGCTGGCAGGCGTCTACATGATGTCGATCATCCTCATCCCTGTAACCCTGGCCGTCGTCGTCGGCATGATCCTCGGGCTGGCTGCGGAAAAGCTCAGCAAGCTCGGCGTACCGCGCGTCCTCAACGCCGTTCTGTTGTCATCGGCGGTGGCGCTGGTCATCTTCCTGATCATCAATTCACTCGCCGGGCCGATGGCGACGCTCGCCCAGGAAGGGCCTAACGTTTTCCAGCGTACCGTCGATCGGCTGATGCCCTATCTCGAACAGATCAAATGGTTGCACATCACACCGCAAACCTTTGAAAGCGGACCGATGTCCATCAATGTGCTGCTCGAAAACACCGGCAATGTGCTGCATCTTCTCGCCGCCAGCCTCACGCCCGCCATCGTCCAGGGCCTGCTCTTTTTTGCGGCGCTGCTGTTGTTCCTTGCCGGCCGCATCAGCCTGCGCAAGACGATCATCATGACCTTCTCCACCCGGGCATCACGGCTGACGGCGATCCGCATCATCAATGCGGTGGAGCAGGTGCTCGGCTTCTACTTTGCGACGGCGTCGCTGATCTATGTGGGCCTCGGCGTGGTGATGACGGTCATCGCCTATATCGGCGGCATGGGCACGCCGATCCTCTGGGGAATATTCGCCTTTCTTTCCAGCTTCGTCCCGTTCGTCGGCATCACGACGATAACGACCGCGCTGGCGATCGCCGGCATCATCACCCATGACGATATCATCTTCGGTCTCCTCCCCGCCGCCGCGTTCTTCTCCGTCCATCTCACCGTGGAAAATCTGGTTTTTCCGGCAGTGATGGGCCGACAATGGGAACTCAATCCCTTCATCGTCTTCCTTGCCATCATCTTCTGGACGTGGATGTGGGGCGCCGTCGGCGCAATGCTCGCCCTGCCGCTGTCGCTGATCGTCATGACCGTAGTCAACGAGCTGTTCTTCGAGGAAAAGGTGCAGCCGCAACTACCGCAGTGA
- a CDS encoding GNAT family N-acetyltransferase: MDQAVLLRDATEADLPAICEIYNHAVLHTTAIWNDTLVDVDNRIEWLKARKARGFPVIVAEKDGNVAGYASYGDWRAFDGYRHTVENSVYVDKDHRGLGIGEGLLRELVARAAEGNIHVMIAAIETGNTTSIRLHEKLGFRIVGQFSEVGTKFGRWLDLTCMELRITV, translated from the coding sequence ATGGACCAAGCCGTGCTGCTTCGCGACGCCACCGAGGCTGATCTGCCCGCGATTTGCGAGATCTACAACCACGCGGTCCTGCACACGACCGCGATCTGGAACGACACGTTGGTCGACGTCGATAACCGTATTGAATGGCTCAAAGCGCGCAAGGCGAGGGGCTTTCCGGTCATTGTCGCCGAGAAGGACGGGAACGTCGCCGGCTATGCCTCCTACGGCGATTGGCGTGCCTTCGACGGTTACCGGCATACGGTCGAAAATTCCGTTTATGTCGACAAGGATCATCGCGGCCTCGGTATCGGCGAGGGTTTGCTGCGCGAACTCGTCGCCCGTGCCGCCGAAGGCAATATCCACGTCATGATCGCCGCCATCGAAACCGGCAATACCACCTCCATCCGCCTGCATGAAAAACTCGGCTTCCGCATCGTCGGTCAGTTTTCAGAAGTCGGCACCAAGTTCGGCCGCTGGCTGGATCTGACCTGCATGGAGCTGCGCATAACGGTCTAG
- a CDS encoding polysaccharide deacetylase family protein, with translation MNRFVLTSAFVLAASAAFAAEPSEKPVVWPQLPPKAAVSNVKLVEPHLHVNRAGKGAPRIALTFDACMGKTDPRILSTLVDQHIPATIFVTARWLRSNPEALAVFLAHPDIFELEDHGQNHIPAVDIPTTVYGIPAAGSPQAVAQEVKGGADAMMAAGIPQPHWFRGATAKYSLSAIAQIRGMGYRIAGYSVNGDSGSLLPAKMVEKQYASAKDGDVIISHINQPTHTAGEGVAASILALKAKGVQFVRLQDIPEQGDDDTTN, from the coding sequence ATGAACCGTTTTGTGCTGACGTCCGCATTCGTGCTCGCCGCTTCGGCCGCCTTTGCCGCCGAGCCTTCGGAAAAGCCCGTTGTCTGGCCGCAGCTCCCGCCGAAGGCGGCGGTGTCGAACGTCAAGTTGGTCGAGCCCCATCTACACGTCAACCGCGCAGGCAAGGGCGCGCCGCGCATCGCCCTGACCTTCGATGCCTGCATGGGCAAGACCGATCCGCGCATCCTCAGCACACTAGTCGATCAGCATATCCCGGCGACGATCTTCGTCACCGCTCGATGGCTGCGCAGCAATCCCGAAGCGCTTGCCGTCTTCCTCGCTCATCCCGATATTTTCGAGCTTGAGGATCACGGTCAGAACCATATTCCCGCGGTCGATATCCCAACGACGGTCTATGGCATTCCCGCTGCCGGCTCGCCGCAGGCGGTCGCGCAGGAGGTCAAAGGCGGCGCTGATGCCATGATGGCCGCTGGCATTCCTCAGCCGCATTGGTTCCGGGGCGCGACGGCGAAATATAGCCTCTCGGCTATCGCTCAGATTCGCGGCATGGGCTATCGCATCGCAGGCTATTCCGTCAACGGCGACAGCGGCTCGCTGCTGCCGGCCAAGATGGTGGAAAAACAATATGCCTCCGCCAAGGATGGCGACGTCATCATCTCGCACATCAACCAGCCGACCCATACCGCCGGCGAAGGCGTCGCCGCGAGCATCTTGGCGCTGAAGGCCAAGGGCGTGCAGTTCGTCCGCCTGCAGGATATCCCCGAGCAGGGTGATGACGACACGACGAACTGA
- a CDS encoding nuclear transport factor 2 family protein produces the protein MLASDLTNFIEQDHLALDAFVKGDPEPLKYLYSRRDDVIIANPFGPPAKGWEKAAATMERAATNYRDGEATGFERISEYATADLGYIIEVERFRSKVGGGDKLVPIALRVTTIFRREEGAWRIVLRHADPITSARPPASLVRE, from the coding sequence ATGTTGGCCTCTGACTTAACGAATTTTATCGAGCAGGATCATCTGGCTTTAGATGCTTTCGTGAAGGGCGATCCTGAGCCTCTGAAATATCTCTACTCGCGACGGGATGACGTCATTATCGCTAATCCGTTCGGGCCGCCGGCGAAGGGGTGGGAAAAAGCCGCCGCGACCATGGAACGGGCTGCAACCAATTATCGGGACGGCGAGGCCACCGGCTTTGAGCGCATCTCCGAGTACGCGACTGCGGACTTGGGGTACATCATTGAGGTCGAGCGGTTCCGATCCAAAGTCGGTGGTGGCGACAAACTGGTACCGATCGCGCTTCGGGTCACCACCATATTCCGGCGGGAAGAAGGCGCGTGGAGGATCGTCCTTCGTCACGCCGATCCGATAACCTCAGCCCGCCCGCCGGCATCCCTAGTCAGAGAGTAA
- a CDS encoding Na+/H+ antiporter subunit C, whose protein sequence is MEVVFAMLVGLFFAAAIYLMLSKFSIRIMLGIAILGNAVNLLLFTAGRVTREVPPIIPSGADTLNADAANPLPQALILTAIVISFSFLAFLLVLTYRAYQDLKTDNTGEMRVAEPKKRPLPPLGY, encoded by the coding sequence ATGGAGGTGGTCTTCGCAATGCTCGTCGGCCTGTTCTTCGCCGCTGCGATCTATCTGATGCTGTCGAAGTTTTCGATCCGCATCATGCTCGGCATCGCCATCCTCGGAAACGCCGTCAACCTGCTGCTTTTCACCGCCGGCCGGGTAACGCGCGAAGTGCCGCCGATCATCCCGTCGGGCGCTGACACGCTCAATGCGGATGCCGCCAACCCGCTGCCGCAGGCCCTGATCCTGACGGCAATCGTCATATCGTTCTCTTTCCTCGCCTTCCTGCTGGTGCTGACCTATCGGGCCTATCAGGACCTGAAGACCGACAATACCGGCGAGATGCGTGTGGCAGAACCGAAAAAGCGGCCGCTGCCGCCCCTGGGGTATTAG
- a CDS encoding VOC family protein produces the protein MTETALSYALTRPAYVGQSHLIVTDLAVVSRFYQQMLGLRVIEKTASGEVLGVAGQPLLVLTTDRAAKRAPQTAAGLFHTAFLMPDRIELARWLRHAAHNGVGLEGASDHIVSEAIYLSDPEGNGIEIYADRPHEQWKFHSDGTVEMATLRLDLQKLYESAPQDRWDGMAEGSAIGHIHLQVGDVAEANAFYRDVLGMNVMAARYPGATFLATGGYHHHLGANTWNSRGAGVRSKDMTGLSDYTLRFNDKDALDKAVAALDAHEIKTEKRDGGISLRDPWGIGLNLIA, from the coding sequence ATGACCGAAACTGCCCTTTCCTATGCGCTTACGCGTCCCGCCTATGTCGGCCAGTCGCACCTGATCGTCACCGATCTGGCGGTGGTGTCGCGCTTCTACCAGCAGATGCTTGGCCTCAGGGTCATTGAAAAGACGGCCAGCGGCGAGGTGTTGGGCGTTGCCGGCCAGCCGCTTTTGGTTCTGACAACGGATCGTGCGGCCAAACGAGCGCCGCAAACCGCCGCGGGCTTGTTCCACACCGCCTTTCTGATGCCCGATCGCATCGAGCTTGCTCGCTGGCTACGGCACGCCGCACATAATGGCGTAGGTCTCGAAGGCGCGTCCGACCACATCGTCAGCGAGGCGATCTATCTTTCCGACCCCGAGGGCAACGGCATCGAGATCTATGCGGACCGGCCGCACGAACAGTGGAAATTCCACAGCGATGGCACGGTCGAGATGGCGACGCTCAGGCTCGATTTGCAGAAGCTTTACGAAAGCGCGCCGCAGGATCGCTGGGATGGCATGGCCGAGGGTTCGGCGATCGGCCATATCCATTTGCAGGTCGGCGACGTTGCGGAGGCGAATGCCTTTTACCGCGATGTGCTGGGCATGAACGTCATGGCGGCGCGCTATCCCGGCGCGACCTTCCTCGCAACCGGCGGCTATCACCACCATCTCGGCGCCAATACCTGGAACAGCCGCGGCGCCGGCGTCCGGTCCAAGGATATGACCGGCCTTTCCGATTACACCCTGCGTTTCAACGACAAGGACGCGCTCGACAAGGCGGTCGCCGCACTCGATGCGCATGAGATCAAGACGGAAAAACGCGACGGCGGGATTTCGCTGCGCGATCCCTGGGGCATCGGGCTCAATCTAATCGCCTGA
- a CDS encoding hemolysin III family protein: MPEIKGIRWAYDRYEVIVDSIVNGIGVVFALIGATVLIFYATVWSSYREIAAAWIYGVGLVLTLAMSFTYNLWPVSQTKWVLRRFDHSAIFVLIAATYTPFLERGAEDPLLFAMLIAIWIFAGFGIALKCVFPGRYDRLAILLYLAMGWSGVLVARSVSMHIPYASMLLIVIGGVIYSLGVIFHVWEKLRFQNAIWHGFVLAATAVHYSAVLTCFSLSPENS; this comes from the coding sequence ATGCCCGAAATCAAAGGCATTCGTTGGGCCTATGACCGATATGAAGTGATCGTTGACAGCATCGTCAACGGGATTGGCGTCGTCTTTGCTTTGATCGGCGCGACCGTGTTGATCTTCTATGCGACGGTGTGGAGCTCCTATCGCGAGATCGCCGCCGCTTGGATCTATGGCGTCGGCCTCGTTCTGACGTTGGCCATGTCCTTTACCTACAATCTGTGGCCGGTGTCGCAGACGAAGTGGGTCCTGCGGCGTTTCGATCACTCGGCCATCTTCGTCTTGATCGCCGCCACCTATACGCCGTTCCTGGAGCGCGGCGCCGAGGATCCGCTGTTGTTTGCCATGCTGATTGCCATCTGGATTTTTGCCGGCTTCGGCATCGCGCTGAAATGCGTTTTCCCGGGGCGGTATGACCGGCTGGCGATCCTGCTTTATCTCGCCATGGGCTGGAGCGGTGTGCTGGTGGCAAGGTCCGTTTCCATGCATATACCCTACGCGTCGATGCTACTGATCGTCATCGGCGGCGTCATCTATTCGCTAGGCGTAATTTTCCATGTCTGGGAGAAGTTGCGCTTTCAGAACGCCATCTGGCATGGCTTCGTGCTCGCCGCCACCGCAGTGCATTATTCGGCGGTCCTGACCTGTTTCAGCCTGTCACCGGAAAACTCTTGA